The proteins below come from a single Acaryochloris sp. CCMEE 5410 genomic window:
- a CDS encoding TetR/AcrR family transcriptional regulator → MSSQSSTRQRLIQSALQLFITQGISGTTTRQIAEAAEVNEVTLFRHFGSKHGLLLGVLEESTAFQSLGQALNRQNQSAASTEQAFQEYASYCLHALEQVPDLIRSLVGEANQYPADNRLALGKRMTEITQYMAQYLESFMAERQLTPQFSTEKLASLLECLLLGYAVIEFTSEYHQLWHHQDDFLEHAVQMILFGSIASDTFRDSPPQPTTVADLPAETVHLILRQAKKQSTQDHALAYVLFGAGLSSPEVIGLLRSQQISNNQQHLLQIQASRQVAVNQWVMGKRVGSYTSNPLTKWLKSRKDDEPTMFVDDQQQPLTPTTLADRWKSWTEGMTTLAGHPPHLEQAQQTWCIDMLMRGVTLDNLSLLTGWTLEQLHPYDQRAKEKAALEQATRLDQKPSSKD, encoded by the coding sequence ATGTCTTCTCAGTCATCAACTCGCCAACGCTTGATTCAGTCGGCTCTTCAGCTCTTTATTACTCAAGGAATTAGTGGAACGACCACCCGCCAAATTGCTGAAGCCGCCGAAGTGAACGAAGTGACGCTGTTTCGGCATTTCGGCAGTAAACATGGCCTTTTATTGGGGGTCTTAGAAGAGTCAACGGCTTTTCAGAGCCTGGGACAGGCCCTGAACCGTCAAAATCAGTCCGCTGCATCAACGGAGCAAGCCTTTCAAGAATATGCAAGTTATTGCTTGCATGCATTAGAGCAAGTGCCAGATTTAATTCGATCTCTAGTAGGAGAAGCCAACCAATACCCCGCCGACAATCGACTGGCCTTGGGAAAGCGGATGACAGAAATCACCCAATATATGGCTCAGTATCTAGAATCCTTTATGGCTGAGCGGCAGTTAACCCCCCAGTTCTCAACGGAAAAACTGGCAAGCTTATTGGAATGCTTGCTCCTCGGGTATGCCGTTATTGAATTCACCAGTGAATACCATCAGCTATGGCATCACCAAGACGACTTTTTAGAGCATGCGGTGCAGATGATCCTGTTTGGCAGTATTGCAAGTGACACTTTCAGGGATTCTCCCCCACAGCCCACAACCGTGGCTGATTTGCCTGCGGAAACCGTTCATCTTATTCTCCGACAAGCCAAGAAACAGAGTACCCAAGATCATGCTCTGGCCTATGTTTTATTTGGGGCAGGTTTATCATCACCCGAAGTGATCGGGTTATTGCGATCGCAACAGATCAGCAATAATCAACAGCATCTGCTACAAATTCAGGCCAGCCGCCAGGTAGCCGTCAATCAGTGGGTCATGGGGAAACGTGTTGGCTCCTATACTTCCAATCCCCTGACCAAATGGCTAAAATCTCGCAAAGATGATGAACCTACAATGTTTGTGGATGATCAGCAACAGCCCCTGACGCCGACAACACTGGCCGATCGATGGAAAAGCTGGACGGAAGGGATGACCACCTTAGCAGGTCACCCTCCCCATCTGGAACAGGCCCAACAAACCTGGTGCATCGATATGCTGATGCGGGGAGTGACCCTTGATAATTTGAGCTTATTGACGGGGTGGACGTTAGAACAGCTCCACCCCTATGACCAACGAGCCAAAGAAAAAGCGGCTTTAGAACAAGCAACGCGTCTAGATCAGAAGCCATCCAGCAAAGATTGA
- a CDS encoding glycoside hydrolase family protein, translating into MPFITAKKNTLLAPLPHQPHLQKLNQLAKVYEGGILGVIKVSTVNSQLAEIILAGPYTWHDHYPTIETGVKRYINPISWDIPEDAWEQQPVSALVPVSTPSQPETPSAPLLPPEVAQLNHFYEGCQRKLSDGRIQAYPDPRAGSGGLPVTIGWGSTYYKNGSAIQMGDIITQAEADDLYDYICHKDFWVKLQSTIPHWDDMTDLQRAALTSFAYNNGADFYGSPNHRTITRNLKDKDWQAVPGTLMMYRNPGENVEVGLGRRRYAEAKVWCGETPTTACAAAAQEIQTAQDCEPIEQRLKTNPPMVAGFEPTITVSQPTQSAGPRQPNIIAGMKGPKSHPDAHGFKPGDYHLVANDAVGKIKCYDYSGTLMWELPCLCRGQFEDNYFGRHGDTPAGLYKCGQIYRDYEQAGASSAYTRDRMSYGWYSIDLVELENQEANLGRAGIMLHGGGSGCGWPGAWAPKQSLFSTLGCIRMHNQDLRDKVVPLYDQPGATLFVSVYQ; encoded by the coding sequence ATGCCATTTATCACAGCGAAAAAGAATACACTCCTGGCACCCCTGCCACACCAACCCCACCTTCAAAAATTAAATCAACTCGCAAAAGTGTATGAGGGGGGAATCTTAGGCGTTATCAAAGTGTCTACTGTCAATTCACAGTTGGCTGAGATTATCTTGGCGGGGCCTTATACCTGGCATGACCATTACCCAACCATTGAAACGGGTGTCAAACGATATATCAATCCCATCTCATGGGATATTCCAGAAGATGCATGGGAACAGCAGCCCGTTTCTGCCCTGGTTCCAGTGTCTACCCCCTCTCAACCGGAGACTCCCTCTGCTCCGTTATTACCGCCGGAAGTAGCCCAACTCAACCACTTTTATGAAGGCTGTCAACGGAAATTATCGGATGGACGGATTCAAGCTTACCCTGATCCGAGGGCTGGCAGTGGGGGCCTACCCGTCACCATCGGTTGGGGCAGTACCTACTATAAAAATGGGTCTGCCATCCAAATGGGAGATATCATCACCCAAGCTGAAGCAGATGACCTGTACGACTATATTTGCCACAAAGATTTTTGGGTCAAGCTGCAATCGACCATTCCCCACTGGGATGATATGACCGATTTGCAACGAGCCGCACTGACCAGCTTTGCCTATAACAATGGTGCTGATTTTTATGGATCACCGAACCATAGAACCATCACCCGCAACTTAAAAGACAAAGATTGGCAGGCGGTTCCCGGCACCCTGATGATGTATCGCAACCCCGGTGAAAATGTGGAAGTGGGGCTAGGTCGCCGTCGATATGCCGAGGCCAAAGTCTGGTGTGGCGAAACGCCGACCACCGCTTGTGCCGCCGCTGCCCAGGAAATTCAAACGGCCCAAGATTGCGAACCCATTGAACAGCGGCTCAAAACGAACCCACCGATGGTGGCAGGTTTTGAACCAACAATAACCGTCTCGCAACCCACCCAATCGGCTGGTCCTCGCCAGCCCAATATTATTGCAGGGATGAAAGGTCCCAAGTCCCATCCAGATGCCCATGGCTTTAAGCCCGGAGACTACCATTTGGTGGCCAATGATGCCGTTGGCAAGATCAAGTGTTACGACTATAGCGGCACGCTAATGTGGGAATTGCCCTGTCTCTGTCGCGGCCAGTTTGAGGACAATTACTTTGGCCGTCATGGGGATACCCCCGCAGGTCTTTACAAATGTGGGCAAATTTATCGTGACTATGAGCAAGCAGGTGCAAGTTCTGCCTATACCCGCGATCGCATGTCTTATGGCTGGTATAGTATTGACCTCGTTGAACTAGAAAACCAAGAAGCAAATCTGGGTCGGGCAGGCATTATGCTTCACGGCGGCGGCAGCGGTTGCGGATGGCCAGGAGCTTGGGCACCAAAGCAATCTCTTTTCTCTACCCTAGGCTGCATTAGAATGCATAACCAAGATCTAAGGGACAAAGTAGTGCCTTTGTATGATCAGCCCGGCGCCACCCTCTTTGTCAGTGTCTATCAGTAG
- a CDS encoding lipoxygenase family protein, whose protein sequence is MNISLPQNDPNPAQRQTDLVAARRDYRYNYTYLPNGGAMAEKVPPQDQSLGKFPWLQDALSLLLRIDANQALQDVNETGSVRKLRRFARLTRITRFLNNPERAGFLKFLLAKILPIIRLFQRLQDGEPPSIEQNSSPTPSAKMTDIHQPLLETLISEVKAPRDHAQEQQKLNHQALAMQVKQTQDSWSDYSQLFQAYNDLFQSIYLPCISQQFWTDRAFVAQRVAGANPLVLEQCKILPDHFPVTNDQYQAVMGTADSLQKAGAEGRLYITDYAVLNLLEPGTFPDAQKYVYAPLALFAIPAEGSGSLTAVAIQCQQQPGSDNPIFTPPPEGSSQSEQWAWLMAKTIVQIADGNYHELISHLGRTHLLIEPIVVATYRQLAPNHPLSALLRPHFEGTLFINNAAISGLVNDGGTVDSVMSGTIESSKELSVKAVQGFPYGFNDSMLPATLSRRGVDNVDQLPDYPYRDDSLLVWNAIHDWVESYLDLYYLSDQDVVEDTELQAWLAEMVAQDGGRMTEIGETSSDQEQPSLRTKAYLADMVTLIIFTGSAQHAAVNFSQSTYMTYIPNLPLAGYRPAPKSAKATTQDYFNLLPSLKQAETQMDMTYLLGSLYYTQLGEYGDEHFTDARVQPLLKAFQQRLDAIGIIIDERNSVRPTFYDFLHPNKIPQSINI, encoded by the coding sequence ATGAATATCTCTCTACCTCAAAATGATCCCAATCCCGCTCAACGGCAAACGGATTTAGTGGCTGCTCGCCGAGACTATCGCTATAACTACACTTACCTCCCTAATGGCGGGGCAATGGCCGAGAAAGTGCCCCCGCAAGATCAATCCCTTGGCAAATTTCCTTGGCTTCAAGATGCCTTATCTCTACTTCTGAGAATAGATGCTAACCAAGCTTTACAAGACGTTAATGAAACAGGTTCCGTTCGAAAACTCCGCCGATTTGCCAGGCTCACCCGTATCACCCGTTTCTTAAATAACCCTGAACGTGCTGGCTTTTTGAAGTTTTTGTTAGCCAAAATTCTGCCAATTATTCGGTTGTTTCAGCGCTTACAAGATGGCGAACCACCCTCCATTGAGCAAAACAGTTCTCCAACCCCCTCGGCCAAAATGACCGATATCCACCAGCCATTACTGGAAACATTAATCTCTGAGGTCAAAGCTCCCCGAGACCATGCTCAAGAGCAGCAGAAGCTCAACCATCAGGCTTTAGCCATGCAGGTTAAGCAGACCCAAGATAGTTGGTCAGACTACAGCCAACTCTTTCAAGCCTATAACGATCTGTTTCAGAGCATTTATTTGCCTTGTATTAGCCAGCAGTTTTGGACAGATCGGGCCTTTGTCGCCCAGCGAGTTGCAGGAGCGAACCCCTTAGTACTAGAGCAATGCAAGATATTGCCAGACCACTTCCCAGTCACTAACGATCAATATCAGGCTGTGATGGGAACTGCTGATTCTCTCCAAAAGGCTGGAGCAGAGGGGCGACTTTATATCACTGATTATGCAGTGTTGAACCTATTAGAACCGGGCACCTTTCCGGATGCTCAAAAATATGTCTATGCTCCCCTCGCCCTGTTTGCAATACCTGCGGAAGGAAGCGGCTCCCTCACAGCTGTAGCCATTCAGTGCCAGCAGCAGCCAGGCTCTGATAATCCTATTTTCACTCCACCCCCTGAGGGTAGCTCCCAGTCCGAGCAATGGGCTTGGCTGATGGCAAAAACCATCGTTCAAATCGCTGATGGCAATTACCATGAGCTCATTTCTCATCTCGGTCGGACCCACTTATTAATCGAGCCCATTGTAGTGGCTACCTATCGTCAACTGGCCCCTAATCATCCCCTGAGTGCCTTATTGCGTCCTCATTTTGAAGGAACATTGTTTATTAATAATGCAGCCATTTCTGGCCTTGTTAACGATGGAGGTACCGTGGATTCAGTGATGTCAGGCACTATTGAATCCTCTAAAGAGCTCAGTGTTAAAGCCGTACAAGGGTTTCCCTACGGTTTTAATGATTCGATGCTACCTGCCACACTCTCCAGACGGGGGGTCGATAATGTGGATCAGCTTCCTGACTATCCCTATCGAGATGATTCACTACTCGTTTGGAATGCGATACATGATTGGGTCGAGAGCTACCTAGACTTGTATTACCTCAGCGATCAGGACGTGGTAGAGGACACCGAACTCCAAGCTTGGTTAGCAGAAATGGTCGCTCAAGACGGAGGGCGGATGACAGAAATTGGAGAAACCTCATCGGATCAGGAGCAACCTAGCTTACGCACTAAAGCTTACTTGGCAGATATGGTGACGCTCATTATTTTTACAGGGAGTGCCCAACATGCAGCCGTGAACTTCTCCCAATCGACTTATATGACCTATATCCCCAACTTGCCTTTAGCGGGATATCGACCAGCGCCAAAGTCAGCAAAGGCAACCACTCAAGACTATTTCAACCTTCTTCCTTCCCTGAAACAGGCAGAGACCCAGATGGATATGACCTATTTGTTGGGTTCTCTCTACTACACCCAATTAGGGGAATATGGAGATGAGCACTTTACGGATGCTAGGGTGCAACCTCTACTCAAAGCATTTCAGCAACGGTTAGATGCCATTGGCATCATCATTGATGAACGGAACAGTGTTCGCCCGACATTTTATGATTTCTTACATCCCAATAAAATCCCTCAGAGTATTAACATCTGA